The following proteins come from a genomic window of Paenibacillus spongiae:
- a CDS encoding uroporphyrinogen-III synthase — translation MAKGLEGKRIAITGSRKIQELSKIIERQGGIPIVRPQQGMLVLQEHEVEHDLTQLIESGTDWAIFTTGTGLEALLQQAERIGVYERLLEIVRQTNVGARGYKTVAMLKKLGIQPIAIDDDGTTEGLIRVLQAYDFSGLGVTIQLHGEPMPSLVTYLEGKGAVVRTILPYKQVAPDRDISERLCREILEGSVDAVCFTTAVQVRYFYQYVSSHGKYLEINENFHNRVLAVAVGRVTAEALKEAGVRRVLVPENERMGAMIVEVARYYRNKTALQGMVE, via the coding sequence ATGGCGAAAGGATTGGAAGGAAAACGTATTGCGATTACCGGATCTCGCAAAATACAAGAGCTGAGCAAAATAATAGAGCGGCAAGGCGGTATACCTATCGTTCGTCCGCAGCAAGGAATGTTGGTGCTGCAAGAGCACGAAGTTGAGCATGATCTAACCCAATTGATCGAAAGCGGGACAGACTGGGCTATTTTCACAACCGGAACCGGTCTCGAAGCCCTGCTTCAACAAGCAGAGCGGATTGGTGTTTACGAGCGTCTGCTGGAAATTGTGAGGCAGACTAACGTTGGCGCAAGAGGATATAAGACCGTAGCCATGTTAAAGAAGCTGGGAATTCAGCCGATCGCCATCGATGACGATGGTACGACGGAAGGGCTCATTCGGGTACTGCAAGCGTACGATTTTTCAGGTCTAGGCGTCACGATTCAGCTGCATGGCGAGCCAATGCCTTCTTTAGTCACTTATTTGGAAGGGAAGGGAGCTGTCGTTCGAACGATCCTGCCGTATAAGCAAGTGGCTCCGGACCGTGACATTTCGGAACGGTTATGCCGGGAAATCCTCGAAGGTTCCGTCGATGCCGTCTGTTTTACAACTGCGGTACAGGTTCGGTATTTTTACCAATATGTCTCAAGTCACGGTAAATATCTGGAGATCAATGAAAACTTCCATAATCGGGTACTCGCGGTTGCAGTCGGCCGGGTAACGGCAGAAGCTTTGAAGGAAGCAGGAGTTAGACGTGTATTGGTGCCGGAAAACGAACGAATGGGTGCCATGATCGTTGAGGTGGCTCGCTATTATCGGAATAAAACGGCTTTGCAAGGGATGGTAGAATGA